The Flavobacterium psychrophilum genome includes a region encoding these proteins:
- a CDS encoding 30S ribosomal protein S1, with protein MSEQIKTNEEFLQEFNWHNFEEGIDPVDEQNLREFESLVEETFISTDSDEVVEGTVVRITDRDAIVDINAKSEGVISLNEFRYNPNLKVGDKVEVLIDVREDKSGQLVLSHKKARTIKAWDRVINANETGEIVNGFVKCRTKGGMIVDVFGIEAFLPGSQIDVKPIRDYDQYVNKTMEFKVVKINHEFKNVVVSHKALIEADIEVQKKEIIGQLEKGQVLEGVVKNITSYGVFIDLGGVDGLIHITDLSWSRINHPSEVLELDQKLNVVILDFDDEKTRIQLGLKQLHAHPWDALDANLAVGDKVKGKVVVIADYGAFIEVAEGVEGLIHVSEMSWSTHLRSAQDFVKVGDEVEAVILTLDREDRKMSLGIKQLSQDPWTDITTKYPVGSKHTGIVRNFTNFGIFVELEEGIDGLIYISDLSWTKKIKHPSEFVNVGDKLDVVVLELDVDGRKLSLGHKQTQANPWDKYEDSFAVGTLHTGEISEIVDKGATVEFGDDIVAFIPTRHLEKEDGKKLKKGESAEFKVIEFNKEFKRVVASHTATFRDEEEKNVRNNDSNNNNNSSSNNNAERSTLGDLDVLAELKERMEKGENK; from the coding sequence ATGTCTGAACAAATTAAAACAAACGAAGAATTTCTACAGGAGTTTAACTGGCATAACTTCGAAGAAGGTATTGATCCGGTAGATGAGCAAAACCTTAGGGAATTTGAAAGTCTGGTTGAAGAAACTTTTATTTCAACTGACAGCGATGAAGTAGTAGAAGGTACTGTAGTTAGAATTACTGACCGTGACGCAATCGTAGACATCAACGCAAAATCAGAAGGTGTAATTTCTCTTAATGAGTTCCGTTACAACCCGAACCTAAAAGTAGGTGATAAAGTTGAGGTTCTTATTGACGTTCGTGAAGATAAATCAGGACAATTAGTATTATCTCACAAAAAAGCGCGTACAATCAAGGCTTGGGATAGAGTTATCAATGCTAACGAAACAGGTGAAATCGTTAATGGTTTTGTTAAATGCAGAACTAAAGGTGGTATGATCGTTGACGTATTTGGTATTGAGGCATTCCTTCCGGGATCTCAGATTGACGTTAAGCCAATTAGAGATTACGATCAATATGTGAACAAAACTATGGAGTTCAAAGTTGTGAAAATCAACCATGAGTTCAAAAACGTAGTAGTATCTCACAAAGCTCTTATCGAGGCAGATATCGAAGTTCAGAAAAAAGAAATCATTGGGCAGCTTGAAAAAGGCCAGGTACTTGAAGGTGTTGTTAAAAACATTACTTCTTACGGTGTATTCATCGACCTTGGAGGTGTTGACGGACTTATCCACATCACAGACCTTTCTTGGAGCCGTATCAACCACCCAAGTGAAGTTCTTGAACTTGACCAAAAACTTAACGTTGTTATCCTTGATTTCGATGATGAGAAAACAAGAATTCAACTTGGTCTTAAACAATTACACGCTCACCCATGGGATGCACTTGATGCAAACCTTGCAGTAGGTGACAAAGTTAAAGGTAAAGTAGTAGTTATTGCTGACTACGGTGCGTTTATCGAAGTTGCTGAAGGTGTAGAAGGCCTAATCCACGTTTCTGAAATGTCTTGGTCTACGCACCTAAGATCTGCTCAGGATTTCGTTAAAGTTGGTGATGAAGTAGAAGCTGTTATCCTTACTCTTGACAGAGAAGACAGAAAAATGTCTCTAGGTATCAAACAATTATCTCAGGATCCATGGACTGATATCACTACTAAATATCCTGTAGGTTCTAAACACACAGGTATCGTTAGAAACTTTACAAACTTTGGTATATTCGTAGAGCTTGAAGAAGGTATCGACGGATTGATCTACATCTCTGACCTATCTTGGACTAAGAAGATCAAACACCCATCTGAATTTGTAAACGTTGGTGATAAACTAGACGTAGTAGTTCTTGAACTAGACGTTGATGGTCGTAAACTTTCTCTAGGTCACAAACAAACTCAGGCTAACCCTTGGGATAAATATGAAGATTCTTTCGCTGTAGGTACACTACATACAGGTGAGATTTCTGAAATCGTTGACAAAGGTGCTACAGTAGAATTCGGTGACGATATCGTTGCTTTCATTCCTACACGTCACCTTGAGAAAGAAGACGGAAAAAAACTTAAAAAAGGAGAATCTGCTGAATTCAAAGTAATTGAGTTCAACAAAGAATTCAAAAGAGTTGTAGCTTCTCACACTGCTACATTCCGTGACGAAGAAGAGAAAAATGTTAGAAACAATGATTCTAACAACAATAACAATTCTTCATCTAACAACAATGCAGAAAGAAGCACTCTAGGTGATCTTGATGTATTAGCTGAATTAAAAGAAAGAATGGAAAAAGGAGAAAACAAATAA